A window of Dysgonomonadaceae bacterium PH5-43 contains these coding sequences:
- a CDS encoding hypothetical protein (product_source=Hypo-rule applied; cath_funfam=1.10.940.10; superfamily=47266) yields the protein MLMKNSRIISNYDKSKDYKSNEISNTVSPIKRERQMDLFTKKGNKKHHFSRVSEIEREKLRVPTYSYLI from the coding sequence ATGCTTATGAAAAATTCAAGAATTATATCAAATTACGACAAATCTAAGGATTATAAATCCAATGAGATTTCGAATACCGTTTCTCCAATAAAAAGAGAAAGGCAGATGGACTTATTCACTAAAAAAGGGAACAAGAAACATCATTTCTCTCGTGTGTCAGAAATAGAGAGAGAAAAATTAAGAGTGCCTACTTATTCTTACTTGATTTAA
- a CDS encoding glutamate synthase (NADPH/NADH) small chain (product_source=KO:K00266; cath_funfam=1.10.1060.10,3.50.50.60; cog=COG0493; ko=KO:K00266; pfam=PF07992,PF14691; superfamily=46548,51971; tigrfam=TIGR01316), which translates to MAINTEYLKAQRNEPWREELRKSTKNKERADIPRVKMPELNAEYRSKNYEEVNLGLSLDQALLEAKRCLDCPDPQCMTGCPVEINIPKFIKNIERNEILEAAKTLKETSALPAVCGRVCPQEKQCESKCIHLKMKKEAVAIGYLERFASDYERESGSISVPELAKSNGIKIAVVGSGPAGLSFAGDMAKYGYDVTVFEALHEIGGVLKYGIPEFRLPNDIVDVEIDILQKMGVKFITNCIVGKTISYEDLQEEGFKAIFVASGAGLPNFMNIPGENLSGVLSSNEYLTRVNLMSANKEESDTPVFFGKNVAVVGGGNTAMDSVRTARRLGAEKAMIVYRRSEEEMPARLEEVKHAKEEGVIFMNLNNPIEYIGDDKGRVKQMVVQKMELGEPDASGRRKPVEILGATETIDVDMVVVAIGVSPNPLIPSAFEGLNVSKWGTIIVNQDTLQTDLPDVFAGGDIVRGGATVILAMGDGRKAAAAMHKALTEK; encoded by the coding sequence ATGGCTATAAATACAGAATATTTGAAAGCTCAACGTAACGAGCCTTGGAGAGAGGAACTAAGAAAAAGCACAAAAAACAAAGAACGTGCCGATATTCCTCGTGTAAAGATGCCTGAATTAAATGCCGAATATCGTAGTAAAAACTATGAAGAAGTAAACTTAGGTTTATCTTTAGATCAAGCTTTACTTGAGGCTAAACGCTGTCTCGACTGTCCCGACCCTCAATGTATGACTGGTTGTCCGGTAGAAATCAACATTCCTAAGTTTATTAAAAACATAGAAAGAAACGAAATACTTGAAGCAGCTAAAACTCTTAAAGAAACATCAGCCCTTCCTGCTGTATGCGGACGAGTTTGTCCTCAAGAAAAACAATGCGAAAGCAAATGTATTCATCTTAAAATGAAGAAAGAAGCAGTTGCTATTGGCTATCTCGAACGCTTTGCCTCAGATTATGAAAGAGAAAGTGGTTCTATATCGGTTCCAGAACTTGCAAAAAGTAATGGTATTAAGATTGCAGTAGTAGGTTCTGGTCCTGCTGGTTTATCTTTTGCTGGCGATATGGCTAAATATGGCTACGATGTAACTGTGTTTGAAGCACTACACGAAATTGGAGGTGTATTAAAATATGGTATTCCTGAGTTTCGTTTACCTAATGATATAGTAGATGTAGAGATAGATATACTTCAAAAGATGGGCGTTAAGTTTATCACTAATTGTATAGTTGGTAAAACTATAAGTTATGAAGACTTACAAGAAGAAGGTTTCAAAGCTATATTTGTAGCGAGTGGAGCCGGACTTCCTAACTTTATGAATATACCAGGAGAAAATCTTTCTGGAGTATTATCTTCTAACGAATATCTTACTCGTGTAAACCTAATGTCGGCAAATAAAGAAGAATCAGACACTCCTGTCTTCTTTGGTAAAAATGTTGCCGTTGTAGGTGGAGGTAACACAGCTATGGACTCTGTTAGAACTGCTCGTCGCTTAGGTGCTGAGAAAGCAATGATAGTTTACCGTCGTTCGGAAGAAGAAATGCCTGCGCGCTTAGAAGAAGTTAAGCATGCAAAAGAAGAAGGCGTTATTTTTATGAACTTAAATAATCCTATTGAGTATATTGGAGATGACAAAGGTAGAGTAAAACAAATGGTTGTTCAGAAAATGGAACTTGGAGAACCCGATGCTTCTGGCAGAAGAAAACCAGTAGAAATACTCGGAGCAACAGAAACTATAGATGTAGATATGGTAGTTGTTGCTATAGGGGTCTCTCCTAACCCACTTATTCCAAGTGCATTTGAAGGATTAAACGTTAGCAAATGGGGAACTATTATAGTTAATCAAGATACTTTACAGACAGACCTTCCAGATGTTTTTGCTGGTGGCGATATCGTTAGAGGTGGAGCTACTGTTATTCTTGCTATGGGCGACGGACGAAAAGCAGCCGCTGCAATGCACAAAGCATTGACAGAAAAGTAA
- a CDS encoding ferredoxin--NADP+ reductase (product_source=KO:K00528; cath_funfam=2.10.240.10,2.40.30.10,3.40.50.80; cog=COG0543; ko=KO:K00528; pfam=PF00175,PF00970,PF10418; superfamily=52343,63380), with product MNKIVKKEVLSQNVVKLEVEAPLIAKSRKAGHFVIVKLGKYGERIPLTIAGADTNKGTIDLVIQNVGKSSKKICELNEGDFITDLVGPLGKATHIENFGTVVCACGGVGTAPMLPIIEAMKKAGNKVITVQAARTKELIILEDEIKKYSDEVVIMTDDGSYGNKGLVTNGIEDVINREKVDLCVTIGPAVMMKFVSLLTQKYNIPTVASLNTIMVDGTGMCGACRVTVGGKTKFVCVDGPEFDAHQVDFDEMMMRLNSYKDFE from the coding sequence ATGAATAAGATTGTTAAAAAAGAGGTTTTATCTCAGAATGTAGTGAAGTTGGAAGTAGAAGCTCCTCTTATTGCTAAATCGAGAAAAGCAGGTCATTTTGTTATTGTGAAATTAGGCAAATACGGAGAACGTATTCCTCTTACCATCGCTGGCGCCGATACAAATAAAGGTACCATTGACTTAGTAATTCAGAATGTCGGTAAATCTTCTAAGAAAATATGCGAACTTAATGAAGGTGATTTTATTACCGATTTGGTCGGACCTTTAGGCAAAGCAACTCATATAGAAAACTTCGGAACTGTAGTTTGTGCTTGTGGAGGTGTGGGAACTGCTCCTATGTTACCTATTATAGAAGCGATGAAGAAAGCAGGCAACAAAGTTATTACTGTTCAGGCAGCTCGCACTAAAGAACTTATTATACTTGAAGACGAAATAAAGAAATATTCAGACGAAGTTGTTATAATGACAGACGATGGGTCGTATGGCAATAAAGGACTTGTTACTAACGGTATAGAAGATGTTATTAATCGCGAAAAGGTAGACTTGTGTGTTACTATTGGTCCGGCAGTAATGATGAAATTTGTTTCTCTGCTTACACAGAAATATAACATACCAACAGTTGCATCTCTTAATACTATTATGGTAGACGGCACAGGTATGTGCGGAGCGTGTCGTGTTACTGTTGGTGGCAAAACTAAGTTTGTTTGTGTTGATGGTCCTGAGTTTGACGCACACCAAGTAGATTTCGATGAGATGATGATGAGGTTAAATTCTTATAAAGATTTTGAATAA
- a CDS encoding NTE family protein (product_source=KO:K07001; cog=COG1752; ko=KO:K07001; pfam=PF01734; superfamily=52151): MLLKIDYMFKRVITLLFIFTLSTHYSFSQKVGLVLSGGGAKGAVHIGIIKALEENDIPIDCISGTSIGAIVGSLYAMGYSPEEMLELIMSEDFYHWQTGKVEENYQFFFRKPPDDPSFVKFNISLKDSIDLRESLMPNSIINPIQMNQAIVQLFSQAEAQCGGNFDNLFVPFLCIASDIYNKKAIVFREGSLGNAVRSSMTFPLFFKPILKDSVPLWDGGIYDNFPVRPMKEAWQPDFIIGSVVAGINSKSPSEQTLYDQIENMVMQKTEYSVNPEDGIMMRFKLEDVNLLDFQKAQTLFDLGYTTTIEMIDSIKGRIDKRVKKEEVDVRRAEYKQSLPPLVFRNINISGITESQKDYIESQIRRDSEDKFTMNDFKHTYFRLLSNSKIKEIYPSAKYDSETNTFDLYLDIEMSEEVVVSFGGNVSSESANQMFLGVGYQSLTQYSMSVNLDMHLGNAFNGASLQGRLEIPTKIPFDVSALISYSSRKFYESEKLFIDTDLSTFSNQRETFAKLGIGLPFRSKGKIDITAGFGELEDKYYQNLSGPLLEAEFDKSVYKLFNFGLYYRKNTLNAKQFATTGQNHSLYAQYIKGKESFKPANRVKSNTKTNQSYIQLNANLTNYHTISSVFNLGYTFEGVVSSKNLWHNYNSSVLQAPGFTPTPHSMLVYNEAFHANQYLAANIIPIVKLNSVFHVRGDFYAFLPIYAIKRNSDNSAYNGKLFKDPAYSGEISIVAQFPFMNVSVYVNNYSYPKNNWNFGLNIGYLIFGPKFIAN, encoded by the coding sequence TTGCTCTTGAAAATAGATTATATGTTTAAGCGAGTTATTACATTATTATTCATCTTTACACTATCTACTCATTATTCTTTTTCTCAGAAAGTAGGATTGGTTCTTAGTGGAGGCGGTGCTAAGGGTGCCGTTCATATAGGAATTATTAAAGCTTTAGAAGAAAACGACATTCCTATCGATTGTATATCAGGAACTTCTATCGGGGCTATAGTTGGTAGTTTGTATGCTATGGGATATTCTCCCGAAGAAATGCTTGAACTAATAATGTCGGAAGATTTTTATCATTGGCAAACAGGTAAGGTTGAAGAAAATTATCAGTTTTTCTTCCGTAAGCCACCCGACGATCCTTCGTTTGTGAAGTTTAATATCTCATTGAAAGACTCTATCGATTTAAGGGAGTCGCTTATGCCTAACAGTATTATCAATCCTATTCAGATGAATCAGGCTATCGTTCAGTTGTTTTCACAAGCCGAAGCTCAATGTGGAGGTAATTTTGATAACCTTTTTGTTCCTTTTCTTTGTATTGCCTCAGATATTTATAATAAAAAAGCCATAGTTTTTAGAGAAGGAAGTCTGGGTAATGCTGTAAGATCTTCAATGACTTTCCCTTTATTCTTCAAACCAATTCTAAAAGATAGTGTTCCTCTTTGGGACGGCGGTATTTACGATAACTTTCCTGTAAGACCAATGAAAGAGGCTTGGCAGCCCGATTTTATTATAGGTTCGGTGGTTGCTGGTATTAATTCTAAATCGCCTTCCGAACAAACTTTGTACGACCAGATAGAGAATATGGTTATGCAAAAAACTGAATACTCTGTTAACCCTGAAGACGGTATAATGATGCGCTTTAAGCTTGAAGATGTAAATCTGTTAGACTTCCAAAAGGCACAAACCCTTTTCGATTTAGGATATACAACTACTATAGAAATGATTGATTCTATAAAAGGGCGGATAGATAAAAGAGTAAAAAAAGAAGAGGTTGATGTTAGAAGAGCCGAATATAAGCAGTCTCTCCCACCCTTAGTTTTTAGAAATATAAACATATCGGGTATTACAGAGTCTCAGAAAGATTATATTGAAAGTCAGATACGCCGAGATAGCGAAGACAAATTCACGATGAACGATTTTAAGCATACTTATTTCCGTTTGCTGTCTAACTCAAAGATAAAAGAGATATATCCTTCCGCAAAATACGATTCCGAAACAAACACTTTCGATTTGTATTTAGATATAGAGATGAGTGAAGAAGTTGTTGTTTCTTTTGGGGGAAATGTATCTTCCGAAAGTGCAAACCAGATGTTTTTAGGAGTTGGCTACCAAAGTCTAACTCAATATTCTATGTCTGTTAACTTAGATATGCACTTAGGTAATGCTTTTAACGGAGCTTCACTACAAGGTAGATTAGAAATACCAACTAAAATACCTTTCGATGTATCGGCTTTAATATCTTATAGTTCGCGTAAATTCTACGAAAGTGAGAAACTGTTTATAGATACCGATTTATCAACATTTTCAAACCAGCGCGAAACTTTTGCTAAGTTAGGAATAGGATTACCTTTTAGGAGTAAAGGCAAAATAGACATTACGGCTGGGTTTGGAGAGCTTGAAGATAAATATTATCAAAACTTGTCAGGACCTTTATTAGAGGCAGAGTTCGACAAAAGTGTATATAAGTTATTTAACTTCGGTTTGTATTATCGCAAAAATACTCTTAATGCTAAACAATTTGCTACAACAGGGCAAAATCACTCGTTGTATGCACAATATATTAAGGGAAAAGAATCTTTTAAACCTGCAAACAGAGTTAAGAGTAACACAAAAACAAATCAATCTTATATTCAGCTGAATGCAAATCTTACTAATTATCACACAATTAGTTCGGTGTTTAATTTAGGATATACTTTTGAGGGAGTAGTATCGAGTAAAAACTTGTGGCACAACTACAATTCGTCGGTGTTGCAAGCGCCAGGCTTTACCCCTACTCCACACAGTATGTTGGTATACAACGAAGCATTTCACGCCAATCAATACTTGGCCGCTAATATTATACCTATTGTAAAACTCAACTCGGTATTTCACGTTCGAGGCGACTTCTACGCTTTCCTTCCTATTTATGCTATAAAAAGGAATAGCGACAATTCGGCTTACAATGGAAAACTGTTCAAAGACCCTGCATATTCGGGAGAAATAAGCATAGTTGCACAATTTCCTTTTATGAATGTAAGTGTTTATGTTAACAATTACAGTTATCCGAAAAACAACTGGAACTTTGGTTTGAACATCGGATACCTAATCTTCGGACCTAAGTTTATAGCAAACTAA
- a CDS encoding hypothetical protein (product_source=Hypo-rule applied; cath_funfam=3.30.1870.10; superfamily=159501; transmembrane_helix_parts=Inside_1_6,TMhelix_7_24,Outside_25_587) has product MNKLNKYFLLLICTCCISLPSIFSQTVEQVYGLRIKSANDFIYNIPYPISIDSTQVTNKGVHPSRLKYQNVVEIYNNGKKRVVFGDDECYLFLSKTIVLPNERNKQHSCSVSLNYKSEIDSVRFIITALDKYENTLYSDSAFLNKTDQWTDLTFNFHKEKTQAINLILFRDGRYDEDQDLSLYLDRISVRLGDQELNDRLVDSLVEKDKIQLNPKAIVKLSSQDINSFSAIKEWKNKKLIALGSSLENIDDILNAQVQSMKYLISSENCKLILLEVPVNLCTRWNLYLQGIWTEVDEGKLNEELKDNVAQPQIWFDFFKWVRKYNMTAKNPVRVAGTKLDVNQHWWLKDYLLTLSDNEKDSIYIQKALTNFYRKEIVEELKEYILQSSIVKKLNKQDCQYLMYTLDVWSISPLMYIGYESDESRLTSFESHTKRIEQAIDIYLSSNEKAILIAPLRRINKRYPLLNIAEKYGEDIKSDQLGSYLHQRYGKKYFAVSFQLGERPQNHNWIPKSNQEYNFHTFPFAFERAALDTKLDYFYYPSNKIPDGIMGLNMYFRPSGINNIPFRYCYIPYHFDALVFISDWIVLI; this is encoded by the coding sequence ATGAATAAGCTCAATAAGTATTTCTTACTCTTGATTTGTACTTGTTGTATTTCTTTGCCAAGTATATTTTCACAAACTGTAGAACAAGTTTATGGTTTAAGGATTAAATCTGCAAACGATTTCATTTACAACATTCCTTATCCTATAAGCATTGATAGCACACAAGTTACAAACAAAGGTGTTCACCCTTCACGATTGAAGTACCAAAATGTGGTAGAAATTTATAATAACGGGAAAAAGAGGGTTGTCTTTGGAGATGATGAATGTTATCTGTTTTTATCAAAAACAATAGTATTACCAAATGAAAGGAATAAACAACATAGCTGTTCCGTCTCATTGAATTACAAAAGTGAAATAGATAGCGTGCGCTTTATTATTACAGCTTTAGATAAATACGAGAATACGTTATACTCCGATTCAGCTTTCCTGAACAAGACAGACCAGTGGACTGATTTGACTTTCAATTTTCACAAAGAAAAAACACAGGCAATCAATCTTATTTTGTTTCGAGACGGACGTTACGATGAAGACCAAGATCTAAGTCTTTACTTAGATAGAATAAGTGTTCGTTTGGGAGATCAAGAGCTAAACGATAGACTTGTTGATTCTTTGGTGGAGAAAGATAAAATTCAACTTAATCCCAAAGCTATTGTTAAGCTGTCATCTCAAGATATAAACTCTTTTTCGGCAATCAAAGAATGGAAAAATAAAAAACTTATAGCACTTGGAAGTAGTCTTGAGAACATTGATGACATATTGAACGCTCAGGTGCAAAGTATGAAATACCTTATCTCTTCTGAGAATTGCAAACTGATTTTACTAGAAGTTCCAGTTAATTTATGCACACGATGGAATCTATATCTTCAAGGAATTTGGACTGAGGTAGATGAAGGTAAGTTAAATGAAGAACTGAAAGATAATGTTGCTCAACCTCAAATTTGGTTTGACTTCTTCAAATGGGTCAGAAAATACAATATGACAGCTAAAAATCCTGTACGAGTAGCTGGAACAAAATTAGATGTTAACCAACATTGGTGGTTGAAAGATTATTTATTAACTCTTTCTGACAACGAAAAAGATTCCATTTACATACAGAAAGCTTTAACTAATTTTTATAGAAAAGAAATTGTAGAGGAGCTTAAAGAATATATCTTGCAATCGTCAATTGTAAAGAAATTAAACAAGCAAGATTGTCAATATTTAATGTATACGTTAGATGTGTGGAGCATATCTCCACTAATGTACATAGGGTACGAAAGTGATGAAAGTAGACTTACAAGCTTTGAGAGTCACACAAAACGTATAGAGCAAGCTATTGATATATATTTATCGTCCAACGAAAAGGCAATTCTTATAGCTCCTTTGAGGCGCATAAACAAACGATACCCTCTACTTAATATAGCAGAAAAGTACGGAGAAGATATAAAATCAGACCAATTAGGTTCTTATTTACATCAACGCTACGGTAAAAAATACTTTGCCGTTAGCTTTCAACTTGGAGAAAGACCTCAGAATCATAATTGGATTCCTAAGAGCAACCAAGAGTATAACTTCCATACGTTTCCTTTTGCATTTGAACGAGCTGCATTGGATACTAAACTTGATTACTTTTACTATCCTTCCAATAAGATACCCGATGGCATTATGGGATTGAATATGTATTTTAGACCAAGTGGCATTAATAACATTCCTTTTCGTTATTGTTATATACCCTATCATTTCGATGCTTTGGTATTTATCTCTGATTGGATAGTTCTGATTTGA
- a CDS encoding peptidyl-dipeptidase Dcp (product_source=KO:K01284; cath_funfam=1.10.1370.10; cleavage_site_network=SignalP-noTM; cog=COG0339; ko=KO:K01284; pfam=PF01432; superfamily=55486), producing the protein MIKKIFLTVLLITSISMVNAKNPILEKYNTPRGTIPFSKIKTSDYEPAFDAAFAEQNKEIDKIVNNKQKPTFENTIEALEYSGALLSKVIGAFFPVLHAESNEEIMLIAQNVQAKLTTHSNNINLNEDLFNRVKVVYDEKDKLSLNAEQLRLLEKTFDGFVNNGANLNEADKNKYRELSSELSLHTLNFGQNVLKATNAYTLLIKDKEKLSGIPEDVLSEAASKAKAKGEEGWIFDLSAPSYIPFMKYADNRELRKELYTAYTTRSKGGDFDNIDLIRKIINTRLEIAKLIGYNTYAEMSLRNSMASNSENVYDLLNELLTGFERTAHEEYREVQGFAIGKEGKSIKVMPYDFSYYSEKLKDAKFDLNDEMVRPYFELENVKKGVFGLATELYGITFKKNNKIDVYHKDVEAFEVFDKDDNYLAVLYTDFHPRAGKSAGAWMTDFQGQEIRKGKMQRPHVSIVMNFTKPTATKPALLTFDEVQTFLHEFGHALHGMFANTTYPNLSGTNVSRDFVELPSQIMENFLLEKEYLDMFAVHYETGEKIPQELVQKIIDATNFNVGYMCLRQLSFGMLDMAYHTITTPYTDDILTFEYKSINQTQILPLIEGSSISSAFTHIFSGGYSAGYYSYKWAEVLDADAFALFKEKGILNKDVANSFLENILTKGNTEDPMNLYIKFRGQKPSTEALMKRCGIK; encoded by the coding sequence ATGATAAAGAAAATATTTTTAACTGTTTTATTAATAACGTCTATTAGTATGGTAAACGCAAAAAATCCTATTTTAGAGAAGTATAATACCCCAAGAGGAACAATTCCTTTTAGTAAGATAAAAACAAGTGATTATGAGCCTGCCTTTGATGCTGCTTTCGCCGAACAAAATAAAGAGATAGACAAAATAGTAAATAATAAACAAAAGCCAACTTTCGAAAACACAATAGAGGCTTTAGAGTATTCGGGGGCTTTATTGAGCAAAGTTATTGGCGCTTTTTTCCCTGTGTTACACGCCGAGAGTAATGAAGAAATTATGCTTATTGCTCAAAATGTTCAGGCTAAACTTACAACTCACTCAAACAATATCAATCTGAATGAGGATTTATTTAATAGAGTTAAAGTAGTTTACGACGAAAAAGATAAACTCTCATTAAATGCAGAACAACTAAGATTATTGGAAAAAACTTTTGATGGTTTTGTTAATAATGGTGCAAATCTTAATGAAGCAGACAAAAATAAATACAGAGAATTGTCGTCAGAGCTAAGTTTGCATACATTAAATTTTGGTCAGAATGTGCTAAAAGCTACAAATGCTTACACCTTATTAATAAAAGATAAAGAAAAATTAAGCGGTATCCCTGAAGATGTATTAAGTGAAGCGGCTTCTAAAGCTAAAGCAAAAGGAGAGGAGGGGTGGATATTCGATTTGTCGGCACCAAGCTATATTCCTTTTATGAAATACGCCGACAACAGAGAACTTCGTAAAGAGCTTTATACAGCTTACACAACAAGAAGTAAAGGTGGCGATTTTGATAATATAGACCTTATAAGAAAGATAATAAACACTCGTTTGGAAATTGCTAAACTTATAGGTTATAACACGTACGCCGAAATGTCGCTAAGAAATAGTATGGCTTCTAATTCTGAAAATGTTTATGATTTACTAAACGAACTATTAACAGGATTTGAAAGAACAGCACACGAAGAATATCGCGAAGTTCAAGGCTTTGCTATCGGTAAGGAAGGTAAAAGCATAAAGGTGATGCCTTACGATTTCTCTTATTACTCAGAAAAACTTAAAGATGCAAAATTTGATTTGAATGATGAAATGGTGCGTCCGTATTTTGAATTAGAAAATGTAAAAAAAGGAGTATTTGGCTTGGCTACTGAGTTGTATGGTATTACGTTTAAGAAAAACAACAAAATAGATGTTTATCATAAAGATGTTGAAGCCTTCGAGGTGTTTGATAAAGATGATAATTACTTAGCAGTACTTTATACCGACTTTCACCCAAGAGCAGGAAAAAGCGCAGGAGCTTGGATGACAGATTTTCAAGGACAAGAAATACGTAAAGGCAAAATGCAACGTCCTCACGTTTCTATTGTTATGAACTTCACAAAACCAACAGCTACAAAACCAGCTTTACTAACATTTGATGAAGTACAAACTTTCCTTCACGAGTTTGGGCACGCACTACACGGAATGTTTGCAAACACAACATATCCAAATCTTTCGGGAACCAATGTATCAAGAGATTTTGTAGAACTTCCTTCTCAAATTATGGAAAATTTCTTATTAGAGAAAGAATATCTTGATATGTTTGCTGTACATTACGAAACTGGCGAGAAAATTCCTCAAGAATTAGTACAAAAAATTATTGATGCTACTAATTTTAATGTTGGTTATATGTGTTTACGTCAGCTTTCGTTCGGTATGTTAGATATGGCTTATCACACAATCACAACTCCATACACAGACGATATTCTAACATTTGAGTACAAATCAATTAACCAAACTCAAATACTACCATTAATTGAAGGTTCGAGTATATCGTCAGCTTTTACTCATATATTTTCTGGAGGTTATTCGGCTGGTTATTATTCTTATAAATGGGCAGAAGTTTTAGATGCCGATGCGTTCGCATTGTTCAAAGAAAAAGGAATACTCAACAAAGATGTGGCAAATTCATTCTTAGAGAATATCCTTACTAAAGGAAATACCGAAGATCCAATGAATCTTTATATTAAGTTTAGAGGTCAGAAGCCTTCAACTGAAGCATTAATGAAAAGATGTGGTATAAAATAA
- a CDS encoding cell wall-associated NlpC family hydrolase (product_source=COG0791; cath_funfam=3.90.1720.10; cleavage_site_network=SignalP-noTM; cog=COG0791; pfam=PF00877; superfamily=54001; transmembrane_helix_parts=Outside_1_4,TMhelix_5_22,Inside_23_174), with protein sequence MKLRLLFYSLLVIILFASCSSSKYAQKKERYDYVYEQSKDVKKTKDNKDTKQLLSFARKYIGVKYKVAGTSPQGFDCSGYVQYVFKNFNYNLPRNSVEQSKVGKEIKKSDIKPGDLVFFKGSSSSKVGHVGIVVETYTDNTFKFIHVSMKSGVTEDYSTNNYWSTRYIRARRVT encoded by the coding sequence ATGAAACTAAGATTACTTTTTTATTCACTTTTAGTTATTATTTTGTTCGCGTCTTGTTCTTCTTCTAAATATGCACAGAAAAAAGAACGTTATGATTATGTGTATGAGCAAAGTAAAGACGTAAAAAAAACCAAAGATAACAAAGATACTAAACAGCTATTGTCGTTTGCTCGTAAATATATAGGAGTAAAATATAAGGTGGCAGGAACTTCACCTCAGGGTTTTGATTGCTCGGGGTATGTGCAATATGTATTTAAAAACTTTAATTATAATCTGCCTCGCAACTCTGTAGAGCAATCTAAAGTTGGTAAAGAGATAAAAAAGAGTGATATAAAGCCTGGCGACTTAGTGTTTTTCAAAGGAAGTAGTTCGTCAAAAGTAGGGCACGTTGGTATAGTTGTAGAAACCTATACCGATAATACTTTTAAGTTTATTCACGTTTCAATGAAAAGTGGAGTTACCGAAGATTATAGCACTAATAATTATTGGTCAACTCGCTACATAAGAGCTCGGCGAGTTACTTAA
- a CDS encoding hypothetical protein (product_source=Hypo-rule applied; transmembrane_helix_parts=Outside_1_31,TMhelix_32_54,Inside_55_66) has product MAVYYLFKRYNPEIALDYTLPSLPKFSIHIDPMVLTMGCAVLFLLIGDTLFRSYRFKKTQQNNNIK; this is encoded by the coding sequence GTGGCTGTATATTATTTGTTCAAGAGATATAATCCTGAAATTGCTTTAGATTATACCCTACCTTCTTTGCCTAAGTTTTCTATACACATAGACCCTATGGTACTAACTATGGGGTGTGCAGTATTGTTTCTCTTAATAGGAGATACTTTGTTTAGAAGTTATAGATTTAAGAAAACACAACAAAACAACAATATTAAGTAA